ACCGGGATTTCGCCGTGGCCGTCATGGCCCATCAGGGCCGACCGGGTGACGAGGACTTCGTCTCGCTCTCCCAGCACGCCGACATCCTGGCCGACCACATCGACCACGACGTCGACCACGTCGCGGACACCTTCGGCGGCGAGGCTCTCGACGCCATCGACGCCCTCGAAGGCGGCGACGTGCTCGTCCTGGAGAACACCCGGATGGCCGACGGCGAACTGCCCGAGGAGGAGCCCGAGGTCAAGGCCGAGACGGAGTTCGTCCAGACGCTGGCCCCGGAGTTCGACGCCTACATCAACGACGCGTACTCGGCGGCCCACCGCTCGCACGCCTCGCTCGTGGGCTTCCCGCTCGTGATGGACGCCTACGCCGGCCGCGTCATGGAGACCGAGTACCAGGCCAACACCGCCATCGCCGAGAAGGAGTTCGACGGGCAGGTGACGATGGCCATGGGCGGGACGAAGGCCACCGACGTCATCGGCGTCATCGACCACATCGGCGACAAGATAGACGACTTCGTCCTGGGCGGTATCGCCGGTCAGCTGTTCCTGCGGGCACAGGGCTACCCCATCGGCTACGACGTCGGCGATATGGACCTCTTTACGACGCAGTGGGAGAACAACCAGGAGATTATCGAGGACATCCTCGAGGAACGGGGCGACCAGATCACGGTCGCACACGACGTGGCCTACGGCGAGGACGGCGAGCGCGTCGAGGTCGACGTCGACGACGTCGACGAGAAGGGGCTGGGCATCATGGACATCGGCACCGACACCGCCGAAGACTACGCCGAACTGGCTCGCGAGTCCGACGCAGTCTTCGTGAAGGGCGCACTGGGCGTCTTCGAAGACGAGAAGTTCTCGACGGGCACCGTCACCGTTCTCGAGGCTGTCGCCGAGACGGACTGCTTCTCCGTCGTCGGCGGCGGCGACACCTCCCGCGCCATCACGATGTACGGAATGAGCGAGGACTCCTTCGACCACGTCTCCATCGCCGGTGGCGCGTACATCCGCGCGCTCACGGGCGACGCCCTCATCGGCGTCGAAGTGCTGCAGAACGCTAACTGAACGTCGCTGGACACCCGGCCACGCGGCTGTCGTCGGTGTGAACTCGTATCAGTTGGAACCGCACCGCCGCGTCTCCGCGTGGCGGTGCGCCCAGTCGTCGTCGAGCTCCTCGACGATGACCGACGGCCCGTCCCCGCACGGGCGGATCCGGGCGTGTCGTGCGATCCAGTCGTTGCCGTCGTCGGTTGCGGTCGGCCGCTGGGACATACACCGCGGTACGGCGGATGGCGATAAATTTCTTCCGGCAATAATTGCGATATACTCACTCAGAAACGAGTGAGTGTCGGAAACAATCTCCGGTACCGCCCCGGCGAACAGTTATAGCCGACTGACATGTACTAGCATACCATGGCAGCGACAGCTCTCGCGAGTACGGCGCTGATGGGGGTACTGGTGGTCGGGGTCGTGAGCTGGCTCGCGTGGCGGCAGGGCTGGTACCACTACGCGCCGAGCGTGACGGGGCTCGCAGTGGGACCCCGGGAGGCGGACACCCGGCTCTCGGAGGA
The Halomicroarcula saliterrae genome window above contains:
- a CDS encoding phosphoglycerate kinase; the protein is MTFQTLDDLDDGQRVLVRLDLNSPVEDGEVQDNRRFGRHAATISELVDRDFAVAVMAHQGRPGDEDFVSLSQHADILADHIDHDVDHVADTFGGEALDAIDALEGGDVLVLENTRMADGELPEEEPEVKAETEFVQTLAPEFDAYINDAYSAAHRSHASLVGFPLVMDAYAGRVMETEYQANTAIAEKEFDGQVTMAMGGTKATDVIGVIDHIGDKIDDFVLGGIAGQLFLRAQGYPIGYDVGDMDLFTTQWENNQEIIEDILEERGDQITVAHDVAYGEDGERVEVDVDDVDEKGLGIMDIGTDTAEDYAELARESDAVFVKGALGVFEDEKFSTGTVTVLEAVAETDCFSVVGGGDTSRAITMYGMSEDSFDHVSIAGGAYIRALTGDALIGVEVLQNAN